The sequence GATCGTCCATGGCGCCGCGTCGGATGTCGACGACGACCGGGGACGGAATGAGCCGGGTCAGTACTGGCACGCGATCTCCCGGCCCTTCTTCAGGTCGTCGTGGTTGTCGATCTCGACCCAGGTCACGGTGCCGATGGGGGCCACGTCGACGGTGAAGCCGCGGTTCACGAGCTCCTGGTAGCCGTCCTCGTAGTAGAGGTCGGGGTCGCGCTCGAAGGTGGTCTTCAGCGCGTCCGCCAGCTCCTCGGCGGCCTCGCCCTCGATCAGGGTGACGCCGATGTACTCACCGGTCGCGGTGGCCGGGTCCATCAGCTTGGTGATGCGCTGGACGCCCTTGCCCTCCTCGGTGATGACCTTCATCTCCTCGTCGGCGAGCACCTTCTCGGTGTCCAGGGCGAGGATGATCTTCTGGCCCTTGCCGCGGGCGTCCAGGAGGGTCTTCTCGACGGAGACCGGGTGCACGGTGTCGCCGTTGGCGAGGATCACACCGCGCTTGATGACGTCACGGGCGCACCACAGGGAGTAGGCGTTGTTCCACTCCTCGGCCTTGTCGTTGTCGATCAGCGTGAGGCTGAGGCCGTAGGTCGCCTCCAGCTCGGCCTTGCGGGCGTAGACGGCTTCCTTGCGGTAGCCGACGACGATCGCGACCTCGGTGAGTCCGACCTCGGCGAAGTTGGCCAGCGTGAGGTCGAGGACCGTCTTGTCGCCGTCGACAGGGACGAGCGCCTTGGGGAGCGTGTCCGTGTAGGGGCGCAGACGTCGTCCTGCACCGGCTGCCAGTACGAGGCCGATCATGCGAGTTCTCCTTCGTCGTGTACGGCGGGCGCCGAGGAGGACACCCAGAAGCGGATGGACTCCACGAGCACCACCAGAGCCACGGCGACCGCGAGTGCGGTCAGGGCCGTGGTGAAACCTGAGGTGTGGGTGAGTACGGCGGCGAGGACGGCCACCAGCGCGGTACGGCCCTCGTG is a genomic window of Streptomyces sp. YPW6 containing:
- a CDS encoding sugar phosphate nucleotidyltransferase, whose amino-acid sequence is MIGLVLAAGAGRRLRPYTDTLPKALVPVDGDKTVLDLTLANFAEVGLTEVAIVVGYRKEAVYARKAELEATYGLSLTLIDNDKAEEWNNAYSLWCARDVIKRGVILANGDTVHPVSVEKTLLDARGKGQKIILALDTEKVLADEEMKVITEEGKGVQRITKLMDPATATGEYIGVTLIEGEAAEELADALKTTFERDPDLYYEDGYQELVNRGFTVDVAPIGTVTWVEIDNHDDLKKGREIACQY